AGCTCAAGGCCAAGTACGGCTGCCAGACGCTGGAGCAGGTGTTTGAGAAACGGATTGGTGAAGCGCTGTGAGACATGCATGGTTGGTATTTAAAAAAGAGATATGCGACATCAGCCGCGACAAAAAGACCTTGTTTTCTACGCTGCTGCTGCCGCTGATCATGCTGCCGCTATTGTTTTGGCTGCTGGGCGGCAGCATGGGCAAGATCCAGGAGGATGTGACGCACAACACCACCGTGGCCTTCAGCGATCAGGCCCGCGCCGTGGAAGGCTATCTTAAGGACGAGGTGCTATCGGGCTTGGACGGGGTGCGCATCGTGGAGGGGGATGCCCTGACGCTGCTGCGCGAGGAAAAGGCGCTGGTGGTGCTGGACGTGCCCGCGGACGCGCAGCGCTACATCGACCGGGGCGAGACGGTGCCCATCACCCTGGTGTACGACCAGGGCAAGACCAAGAGCCAGGGGGGCCTGTCATTGCTGATGGAGCATCTGCAGGCCTACAGCGACGCGTCGGTTAAGACGCAGCTCGCCGCTCAGGGCATCGATTTGGAGGCGCTGCGGCCCATCCGGGCCGAGGCGGTGGACGTGCAGGTGTACAGCGGCCAGAGCCAGAGCGCGGGCACCGGCAACATGATGCTGATCATGATGCTGCCCATGATGATCACGGTGTTCATCTGCACCGGCGGCATGGGCGCGGCCACCGACCTTGTGGCGGGGGAAAAGGAGCGGCAGACGCTCGAACCTTTGCTCTCCACCCAGGCCTCGCGCATCGCGATTCTGCTGGGCAAGTATGCGGCGGTGACGGTGTTCTCACTTGTGTCGCTGGTGGCCACACTGGGGGCGTACATCCTTTCCATGAAGCTCAACCCGCTGCTCTTTGGCGATAACGTGGTGCTCAACCTGCCCGCGCCCGCCATGCTGCTGGCCATATTGACGGTGGTGCTGCTGGCGCTGACGTTCTCCGCGCTACAGATCGGCATCAGCACCTACGCGCGCTCCTTTAAGGAGGCGCAGACCTATCTTTCCCTGCTGATGGTGGCGGTGATGATACCGGCCTACGCCACCATGATGATGCAGGCGGGGGACGTAACCATGGGCATGATGCTCATTCCGGTGCTCAACGTATCCTGCTGCCTGAAGATGGTGCTCTCAGGTGTGTACAATTACCAGCTGATGCTGCTGGGCTGCGGCTCTACGCTGGTGTACATGGCGCTCGCGCTGTATCTGACAAGCAAGCTGTTTAAAAAGGAGAGCGTGCTGTTCCGCTCGTAGGGGAAGCGCAATGCTTCGATGGTAAAAAAGCGCGGCCGCCTCAATGAGGCGGCCGCGCTTTTTCCTGGTAAGGATTAAGGGGAATTTGGATCAAGCGCGCCTACCGCGCAGCAGCGCGGGCACCGCCACACAGCAGCCCGCAAGCAATGCCAGCGTTATGCACAGTGGCAGCATGCGGTCTCCTGTTGGGGATTGCCGCCTTACGAAGCTACCGCTGCGCCGGGCGTGGGTACAGGCGTGATCGTGGGTGCAGACATGGGCACAGGCACAACAGGCGTCCATTTAGCATAAAGCGTAGTGTTTGCGGGCTTGAACACGCAAAAAGAGCCTCCTGAAGTGTGCCAAGGGGAATGCAATGCCCGTCGCAATAACGGTGGTAAGGACGCAACATCGATCCCATCAAATACGCGCGCTGTGCCCCAAAGGGGCCGTTTGCCTGCTCTTTCAGCCGCCGCGCACCTGTTTTGCCGCGCGGCGCGCAAAAAGGCGGCGGAGCTGGTATACTAAGGGCATCAACGATTTTGCCCCTGTGCAAAGGAAAGGATGTCTTATGCTGATCATTCGGGATTTTCAGGCCGGCGACCGCGCGGCGTATCTTGCGATGTCCCG
Above is a window of Maliibacterium massiliense DNA encoding:
- a CDS encoding ABC transporter permease, whose amino-acid sequence is MVFKKEICDISRDKKTLFSTLLLPLIMLPLLFWLLGGSMGKIQEDVTHNTTVAFSDQARAVEGYLKDEVLSGLDGVRIVEGDALTLLREEKALVVLDVPADAQRYIDRGETVPITLVYDQGKTKSQGGLSLLMEHLQAYSDASVKTQLAAQGIDLEALRPIRAEAVDVQVYSGQSQSAGTGNMMLIMMLPMMITVFICTGGMGAATDLVAGEKERQTLEPLLSTQASRIAILLGKYAAVTVFSLVSLVATLGAYILSMKLNPLLFGDNVVLNLPAPAMLLAILTVVLLALTFSALQIGISTYARSFKEAQTYLSLLMVAVMIPAYATMMMQAGDVTMGMMLIPVLNVSCCLKMVLSGVYNYQLMLLGCGSTLVYMALALYLTSKLFKKESVLFRS